The Staphylococcus sp. 17KM0847 DNA segment AGATTGACTTTGATATTCCTGAAGCACAAGTACAAGTCAATGAAGAAGGTATTCCACAAAATATTGTTACGCGTGATCGAGGGGAAGGCGAGCGCTTGATTGAATCATTTATGCTTGCGGCGAATGAAACGATAGCAGAACACTTTGATAAGTTAGAAGTGCCTTTCTTGTATCGTATTCATGAGCAACCTAAGTCAGAGCGTTTACGTCAGTTTTTTGATTTTATTACGAATTTTGGCATCATGGTTCGAGGAACAGGAGAGACGATTCATCCAAGTACATTGCAACACATTGCAGAAGAAGTGACAGGTCGTCCAGAAGATAGAGTGATTTCAACGATGATGTTACGCTCTATGCAACAAGCACGTTATGAAGCGGATAACTTAGGTCATTTTGGTTTGGCAGCTGATTATTATACACACTTTACATCACCGATTCGTCGTTATCCAGATTTGATTGTCCATCGTTTAATTCGTAAATACTTAATTGAACAATCAATGAATGGTAAAGCACAACATGAGTGGGAAGAGAAACTGCCGCAGATTGCTGAACATACCTCTCAGCGTGAACGCCGTGCAATTGATGCAGAGCGAGATACAGATGAATTGAAAAAAGCAGAATTTATGATTCAGCATATTGGTGATGAATTTGAAGGGGTTATTAGTTCTGTTGCAAACTTTGGCATGTTTATTGAATTACCTAATGCGATTGAAGGACTCGTCAGTATTCAAAATATGACAGACGACTATTATCACTTTGATGAACGTCATATGGCATTAATAGGTGAGCATCAAGCTAAAGTATATCGTATTGGCGATACAATAAAGGTTAAGGTGATACATGTCGATGTAGATGAACGTCAAATTGACTTTCAAATTGTAGGCATCCCCATAGATTTCGGCTCCAAACGGGATAAAAAAGTTCAAGGTACAACCATTCAGATTAAATCTAAGGGCGATCAATTTAAAAGTAAAAAAGACGGGAAGAAAAAGCGTAAACAGCGTAAAGGAAAACACGCACGTCGTCGTGATAAAAACAATAAAACAAAACATAAACCTTTCTATAAGGATAAAAGTTTGAAGAAAAAAGCACGTAAAAAGAAAAAATAAGTTGAGGTGAGGCTTCATGGCTAAAAAGTCAGGCAAAGGAACCTTAGCAGAAAATCGTAAAGCACGTCATGATTATCAAATTGAAGATACGATTGAAGCAGGCATTGTGTTGCAAGGCACAGAAATTAAATCAATTCGTCGAGGGAGTGCCAACCTAAAGGATAGTTATGCACAAGTCAAGCATGGAGAGATTTTCTTACAAAATATGCATATTGCGCCCTATGAAGAAGGCAATCGTTTTAATCATGACCCTTTACGTGCACGCAAGCTATTGTTACACAAGCGAGAAATTTTAAAGCTCGGTGAACGTACAAGGGAAATTGGTTATGCGATTGTACCGCTTAAACTTTATTTAAAACATGGAAATTGTAAAGTATTATTAGGTATTGCAAGAGGTAAGAAAAAATTTGATAAACGCCAAGCATTAAAAGAAAAAGCAGTCAAACGTGATATTGATCGTGCAATGAAACAAAAATATTAAGTCATTGCGTAGGGGTTAAATATTTGTTAAGATATAATGTGCTTTCAAATATTTATGTGGAAGCACATATATCACATGACGGGGGCGTTTTTGGATTCGACAGGGGTCCCCAGAGCTTATGAAGCGTGTCGGAGGGTTGGCTTCGTTACAAACACACTCAGTTTATAATAACTGGCAAAACTAACAATAATTTAGCAGTAGCTGCCTAATCGCACTCTGCATCACCTAGCAGTATCGCCTATGTACTGCTAACGTGATTCAACTTGAGTAGGATACGCACGTCACTGCCGTTTGAAGTCTGACGTGAAGAGATCAATCAAGCTAGCACAATGTTGGTTGTCTATCACCTTGCATTGTGTGAAATATATCGATAGACTACACACGTAGAAACATTTGTATCAGGACCTTTGGACGCGGGTTCAACTCCCGCCGCCTCCATTAATAATAGTTTGAACCGTTGATATAACGGTATTTAAGAGTAGTGAGTGTCAAATATGTGTCAAGAAAATAATTTTTTGACACGTTGACCTTGCTCCTTTTTTACATTGAAAAACACCACAAAATCCAATTCAAAGGATTTTGTGGTGTTTCATTTGCGGAACTGAAACCTTATGCTCCAGTCTCTTTTGTTTAATTATCAATGTTATTAGGATTAAAATACTTGTATATTGTGTGACCTTCTTCACTTATGATACGGTTAGCTATTTGTTGAAGTTCGGGATAATAATGGTGAGCAAAACCTATGATTATTTTATTTAATATAACATAAGAAAGCTCTCGATCCTTAGGTAATGTGTTATTAATAATGTCAATCAAATCTAAGTATTTAATTTTGTCAATGTTTCTATGGGCTAAATATTTAAGAAATGCACTTTGAATCTCTTCGAAAACACTATATCTTAAATCCATTTCTACAAAAATTAAACTTACAGTATTAGTACCATTTCGATTTAATCCAACAGATGAATTTAATTCTTGTATGGCTTGGTAGAGAAGTTTAATATCTCCTTCATCCTCTAACATTTATATCACTCTCCTTAAAATAACCAAGTAATGGTTTCTTTGGTTGATGTCAATAGAACAGCACTAGCAACTAATGCAACAATTGTTTTTGTGGCTTTCATTATACAGTTATTCCCCTTAATTATATAATTACAAAATCAACAGTTTGTAATATATGTATACAATATTTAAAAACAAAAAGATTGAAAATGCTTAAGTGGTGGGGGATGAGGGCAATTGTTTTTTATAAATAGCAAAAAATAAACGGTACGACTTATATAAATAACAACTATAAATATTAAAAAAGTGATTATTAGGGGATAATTCGTCTTAAAATGGCATGTCGTAATAAATAGTAGTTATTCAGTAAATAAAAAAGATAAAAATTAATGTAAA contains these protein-coding regions:
- the smpB gene encoding SsrA-binding protein SmpB — protein: MAKKSGKGTLAENRKARHDYQIEDTIEAGIVLQGTEIKSIRRGSANLKDSYAQVKHGEIFLQNMHIAPYEEGNRFNHDPLRARKLLLHKREILKLGERTREIGYAIVPLKLYLKHGNCKVLLGIARGKKKFDKRQALKEKAVKRDIDRAMKQKY